A genome region from Marinobacter panjinensis includes the following:
- a CDS encoding metal-dependent hydrolase, which yields MDSITQAALGASLAGAVAGKTLGRSALLIGAALGTLPDLDVVIDYGTAVANFTQHRGFSHSLFILFPLSFLIACALNRWRPVLSYRRWLAVTALILLTHPLLDAFTTYGTQLFWPFGPPIAISSIFIIDPLYTLPLLAGILAFLFRGPDTRAVMAGLVLSTLYLGWSVTAQQIISDRVQPALAQEGLQDAPRMVQPMPFNTVLWRVTVMGEGRRVEIVTGFLDGDRPVTLESFPRDPQLAEVAATLAEGRRLEWFTNGFLHYERANGRLTATDIRLGIPGAHPFTFVLATDNGDGLKPLPSSRTERPAVAGELLGVLWNRMTGSAEVLCLASLTLPPPGEGCT from the coding sequence ATGGACTCGATAACCCAGGCTGCACTGGGCGCCTCGCTCGCCGGCGCGGTTGCCGGAAAAACCCTTGGCCGCTCGGCACTGCTGATTGGCGCGGCCCTTGGCACCCTGCCGGACCTGGATGTGGTTATCGATTACGGCACCGCCGTGGCCAACTTTACCCAGCACCGGGGGTTCAGCCACTCCCTGTTTATCCTGTTTCCATTGTCGTTTCTTATTGCCTGTGCACTGAACCGCTGGCGCCCGGTTCTCAGTTACAGGCGCTGGCTCGCGGTCACAGCCCTTATATTGCTGACACACCCCTTGCTGGACGCTTTCACCACCTACGGCACCCAGTTGTTCTGGCCCTTCGGCCCGCCGATTGCGATCAGCAGTATCTTTATTATCGACCCCCTCTACACCTTGCCCTTGCTGGCGGGGATATTGGCGTTCCTGTTCCGTGGGCCGGATACCAGGGCTGTCATGGCAGGGCTGGTGTTATCGACGCTGTATCTTGGCTGGAGCGTCACCGCCCAGCAGATCATTTCAGACCGCGTGCAGCCCGCCCTGGCACAGGAAGGTCTTCAAGATGCGCCGAGAATGGTTCAGCCCATGCCCTTCAACACCGTATTGTGGCGTGTGACCGTAATGGGTGAGGGCCGGCGGGTGGAAATCGTCACCGGGTTTCTGGATGGCGATAGACCGGTCACCCTGGAAAGCTTCCCACGCGATCCGCAACTGGCGGAAGTTGCAGCGACGCTGGCCGAGGGCCGGCGCCTGGAGTGGTTTACGAATGGCTTTCTGCATTATGAAAGAGCCAATGGCAGGCTGACAGCCACGGACATACGCCTCGGCATTCCCGGTGCCCATCCGTTCACTTTCGTTCTGGCAACGGACAATGGCGACGGCCTGAAGCCCCTGCCCAGTTCCCGTACGGAACGCCCGGCTGTGGCCGGTGAGCTGCTGGGCGTATTATGGAACCGGATGACCGGCTCGGCCGAAGTTCTATGCCTTGCCAGCCTGACCTTGCCACCGCCGGGAGAAGGCTGTACCTGA
- a CDS encoding pseudouridine synthase encodes MRLDYFIANATTLSRRDTKKAISAGLVKVDNQTCRKAGTLVAPESRITLEGQTLALPGERYLMLHKPEGVISATTDSQQPTALDLLPADVRRGLHIAGRLDAATTGLLLLTTDGQWSHRITSPRVSCPKTYRVTLSEPIDPTAILRLEQGVALHNEPTPTSPARVHKLDDRLVDLTISEGRYHQVRRMLAAVGNHVVGLHRWRIGDIVLDPELAPGQYRELTADEVGCLA; translated from the coding sequence ATGCGTCTGGATTATTTCATAGCCAATGCCACGACCCTGTCGCGCCGGGATACAAAAAAGGCCATCAGCGCTGGCCTGGTGAAGGTGGACAATCAAACCTGCCGCAAAGCCGGCACACTGGTAGCTCCCGAGTCCAGAATCACCCTTGAGGGGCAAACCCTGGCACTGCCGGGCGAGCGCTACCTCATGCTGCACAAGCCCGAAGGTGTCATCAGTGCCACCACGGACAGCCAGCAACCAACCGCGCTGGACCTGCTGCCTGCGGATGTAAGGCGGGGGCTGCACATCGCAGGGCGGCTGGATGCGGCTACCACCGGGCTGTTACTACTGACCACGGACGGCCAGTGGTCCCACAGGATAACCTCACCCCGGGTGAGTTGCCCCAAGACCTACCGCGTAACCCTCAGTGAGCCCATCGATCCCACTGCCATCCTGCGGCTGGAACAGGGGGTAGCACTGCATAACGAGCCCACGCCAACCTCCCCTGCCCGGGTGCACAAACTGGATGACCGGCTGGTTGACCTGACCATTTCTGAGGGGCGTTACCACCAGGTCCGGCGAATGCTGGCTGCGGTGGGCAATCACGTGGTCGGCCTGCACCGATGGCGGATTGGAGACATCGTTCTGGACCCCGAACTGGCCCCAGGACAATACCGTGAGCTTACCGCTGATGAAGTAGGCTGCCTGGCGTGA